Proteins co-encoded in one Planctomycetota bacterium genomic window:
- a CDS encoding efflux RND transporter permease subunit — protein sequence MNRFIAWCASNRVVATLFWVVVFAGGFLSLSTMRVELFPEITPRLITVSVAYPGASPEEVEQAVCVRVEEAIHEVQGLRTITSYASEGQGVVMAELESGASVPDVLDRIKSQVDAITTFPEEAEEPVVRDVPLELHVASVAVSGRVPEDVLKRFAERVRDELQELPGVTRVRLAGARPYEVAIEVSEEALRRHGLTFDEVAQAIRRSSLDLPGGVLKTPGGEIFVRGKGQAYRAAEFEAIPVVARPDGTRLTVGDVARVRDAFEDVDLYARFDGEPALLLQVFRVGEQSALRVADTVKAYVERAAREAPEGLKVALWEDWAKVLRDRMDLLRRNGLQGLALVFVTLALFLRPRFAFWVSWGIFVSVLGTFWVMPLFGVSINLLSLFGFILVTGILVDDGIVVGENVYRLRREGVPALEASVRGAQEIFVPVLLAVATNIFAFIPMLNLPGPNGDFAYPIPVVVILCLVFSLLECFISLPAHLSGLRDPAPAAGWRGWIPRAQDAVARGLERFVARVYRPSLEAAVRHRYVTLAAGAAGLLVTAGLVAGGRVKFDFFPPIDADNVVAGLTLPEGAPAEATARAVERMERAAERLRQELERELGRPVFRHVLSVVGIQPMRMAQDPSWGANPAAFSGSHVGEVNLQLVPAEERGEIGATELAARWRKLAGEIPEVELTFITSATQSGKPIYVELRGTDLGLLASASERLKERVARFPGVYQVADSHQAGKREVQVAIRPAGEALGLTQADLARQVRQAFTGEEAQRIQRGRDDVRVMVRYPPEERRSLGSLMDLRIRLPGGVEAPLPEVAEVVSAAGPASIQRRDRRRVVTVTADVDRAAGNPNEIVRELERSVLPELVSEFPGLGYSMEGEQRDQREMIQALLRGMVVVLFLIYAALAVNFRSYLQPSLIMLAIPFGVAGAVLAHFVLGMPLTLLSMIGIMALVGVVVNDAIVMVDFINEARRKGAALREAILEAGPLRFRPILLTSATTFVGLVPIMSERSIQAQFLIPMAVSLAYGVILATAVTLFLVPAAYLVVEDVRRLGGGVRKSP from the coding sequence GTGAACCGGTTCATCGCCTGGTGCGCCTCGAACCGGGTGGTGGCGACGCTCTTCTGGGTGGTCGTCTTCGCCGGCGGCTTCCTTTCGCTGTCCACGATGCGCGTGGAGCTTTTTCCGGAGATCACCCCGCGCCTGATCACCGTGAGCGTGGCCTATCCGGGAGCTTCGCCCGAGGAGGTCGAGCAGGCGGTGTGCGTGCGCGTCGAGGAGGCGATTCACGAGGTTCAGGGCCTCCGGACGATCACGTCCTACGCCTCGGAGGGGCAGGGCGTGGTGATGGCGGAACTGGAGTCGGGCGCCTCCGTGCCCGACGTTCTGGACCGGATCAAGTCGCAGGTGGACGCCATCACGACTTTTCCGGAAGAGGCGGAGGAGCCCGTCGTCCGGGATGTGCCGCTGGAGCTTCACGTGGCCAGCGTCGCCGTCTCCGGACGGGTTCCCGAGGACGTCCTCAAACGGTTCGCGGAGCGGGTGCGGGACGAGCTTCAGGAGCTGCCCGGCGTGACCCGGGTGCGTCTGGCCGGGGCGCGTCCGTACGAGGTGGCGATCGAGGTTTCCGAAGAGGCGTTGCGGCGCCACGGTCTGACGTTCGACGAGGTGGCGCAGGCGATCCGTCGCTCGTCGCTGGATCTTCCCGGGGGCGTTCTCAAGACGCCCGGCGGGGAGATCTTCGTGAGAGGCAAGGGCCAGGCGTACCGCGCCGCCGAGTTCGAGGCGATTCCCGTGGTCGCGCGGCCCGATGGGACGCGCCTGACGGTGGGCGACGTGGCCCGCGTCCGGGACGCCTTCGAGGACGTGGATCTGTACGCGCGATTCGACGGGGAGCCGGCGCTTCTGCTTCAGGTCTTTCGGGTGGGGGAGCAAAGCGCCCTTCGGGTGGCCGATACGGTCAAGGCGTACGTGGAACGGGCCGCCCGCGAGGCGCCCGAGGGGCTGAAGGTCGCGCTGTGGGAAGACTGGGCCAAGGTCCTTCGCGACCGCATGGATCTTCTCCGGAGAAACGGTCTTCAGGGCCTGGCGCTGGTCTTCGTGACCCTGGCGCTTTTTCTCCGGCCGCGGTTCGCGTTCTGGGTGAGCTGGGGCATCTTCGTCTCGGTCCTGGGGACGTTCTGGGTGATGCCTCTCTTCGGCGTGTCGATCAACCTGCTTTCGCTTTTCGGATTCATCCTGGTCACGGGGATTCTGGTGGACGACGGAATCGTCGTGGGGGAGAACGTCTATCGTCTCCGGCGGGAAGGGGTTCCGGCTCTGGAAGCGTCGGTTCGCGGCGCGCAGGAGATCTTTGTTCCGGTGCTTCTGGCCGTGGCGACGAACATTTTCGCGTTCATTCCCATGCTCAACCTCCCGGGTCCGAACGGCGATTTCGCGTATCCCATCCCGGTGGTCGTGATCCTGTGCCTGGTGTTTTCGCTCCTGGAGTGCTTCATTTCCCTGCCGGCGCACCTTTCGGGCCTCCGGGATCCGGCTCCCGCGGCGGGCTGGAGGGGATGGATCCCGCGGGCGCAGGATGCGGTGGCGCGGGGCCTGGAGCGGTTCGTCGCGCGGGTCTATCGGCCGTCCCTGGAGGCGGCGGTGCGTCACCGCTACGTGACGCTGGCGGCGGGGGCGGCGGGGCTTCTCGTGACGGCCGGGCTCGTGGCGGGAGGGCGGGTGAAATTCGACTTCTTTCCGCCGATCGACGCCGACAACGTGGTGGCGGGGCTGACGCTGCCCGAGGGCGCCCCGGCGGAAGCGACGGCCCGCGCCGTGGAGCGGATGGAACGCGCCGCGGAGCGGCTGCGGCAGGAGCTGGAGCGCGAGCTCGGCCGGCCGGTGTTCCGCCACGTGCTCAGCGTTGTGGGCATTCAGCCCATGAGGATGGCGCAGGATCCCTCCTGGGGGGCGAACCCCGCGGCCTTTTCGGGCAGCCACGTGGGGGAAGTGAACCTGCAGCTCGTGCCCGCCGAGGAGCGCGGGGAGATCGGGGCGACCGAACTGGCGGCGCGGTGGCGGAAACTGGCGGGGGAGATCCCCGAGGTCGAACTGACGTTCATCACGTCCGCCACGCAGTCGGGAAAGCCGATTTACGTGGAGCTTCGCGGGACGGACCTGGGCCTGCTGGCGTCCGCGTCCGAGCGCCTCAAGGAGCGGGTGGCCCGGTTCCCGGGGGTCTATCAGGTCGCCGACAGCCATCAGGCGGGCAAGCGGGAGGTTCAGGTCGCGATCCGTCCCGCGGGCGAGGCTTTGGGGCTCACCCAGGCGGACCTGGCGCGGCAGGTGCGGCAGGCCTTCACCGGAGAGGAGGCGCAGCGGATCCAGCGGGGCCGCGACGACGTGCGGGTCATGGTTCGATATCCCCCCGAGGAACGGCGGTCGCTCGGCAGCCTCATGGACCTGCGGATCCGGCTTCCCGGCGGCGTGGAGGCTCCGCTTCCCGAAGTGGCCGAGGTCGTCTCCGCGGCGGGGCCCGCGTCCATTCAGCGGCGGGATCGCCGGCGCGTGGTGACCGTGACGGCCGACGTCGACCGGGCGGCGGGCAATCCGAACGAGATCGTCCGGGAACTCGAACGGTCGGTGCTGCCGGAGCTGGTGTCCGAGTTCCCCGGCCTGGGATATTCGATGGAAGGAGAGCAGCGGGACCAGCGGGAGATGATCCAGGCGCTTCTGCGCGGGATGGTCGTGGTGCTCTTTCTGATCTATGCGGCGCTGGCGGTGAATTTCCGGTCGTACCTGCAGCCGTCGCTCATCATGCTGGCGATCCCTTTCGGGGTGGCGGGGGCGGTCCTGGCGCATTTCGTCCTGGGGATGCCGCTGACGCTTCTTTCCATGATCGGGATCATGGCCCTGGTCGGAGTCGTCGTCAACGACGCGATCGTCATGGTCGACTTCATCAACGAGGCCCGGCGGAAGGGAGCCGCGCTCCGCGAGGCGATTCTGGAGGCGGGACCGCTCCGCTTTCGGCCGATTCTTCTGACGTCGGCCACGACGTTCGTCGGGCTCGTTCCGATCATGAGCGAAAGGAGCATTCAGGCGCAGTTTCTCATTCCGATGGCGGTATCTCTCGCGTACGGGGTGATCCTGGCGACGGCGGTGACGCTCTTCCTCGTGCCGGCGGCGTACTTGGTGGTGGAGGACGTGCGCCGTCTGGGCGGTGGGGTCAGAAAATCGCCTTGA
- a CDS encoding aminotransferase class I/II-fold pyridoxal phosphate-dependent enzyme, with protein MKRGRHTLAVHSAREFPGPSTPIAPPLTLASVHRFGDLESLTAASRGEAAPWGFYRRYGHANGRQLEETVAALEGAEDALACASGMSAALAIVSTLAGKGDRVVAARDLYGGTRSFLARETARRGVGVEFLPLEEIERGVPAGTRLVLVETISNPLVRVADLARVSRNARRAGALLVVDNTFATPFLCRPLEWGADVVYHSGTKLLNGHGDAVSGIVCGAAGPIRLMRKFAISVGATISPMDAWLTLRGLKTLGVRVARACENAARMASFLARHPKVIRVHYPRRGRVLGRHRGTILSFELRGGLRAASRFFRACRLIALAPSLGDVTTTSSHPARSSHAYLSEEERAAMGVTDGLVRLSAGLEDAEDLLEDLSRALAKA; from the coding sequence ATGAAGCGCGGACGCCACACGCTCGCCGTCCATTCCGCCCGCGAATTTCCGGGGCCCTCGACGCCGATCGCTCCTCCCCTGACGCTGGCTTCGGTCCACCGCTTCGGGGACCTCGAGAGCCTGACCGCGGCGTCGCGGGGCGAGGCGGCGCCGTGGGGATTCTATCGCCGCTACGGTCACGCGAACGGCCGCCAGCTCGAGGAGACGGTGGCGGCGCTCGAAGGGGCCGAGGACGCCCTGGCGTGCGCCTCGGGAATGTCGGCGGCGCTCGCGATCGTTTCGACCCTCGCGGGGAAGGGCGACCGGGTGGTGGCCGCGCGCGATCTCTACGGAGGGACACGGTCGTTCCTGGCGCGCGAGACGGCTCGACGGGGCGTTGGGGTGGAATTCCTCCCGCTGGAGGAGATCGAGCGGGGTGTCCCCGCGGGGACGCGGCTCGTCCTCGTGGAAACGATTTCCAACCCGCTGGTGCGGGTGGCGGATCTGGCGCGCGTCTCCAGGAACGCCCGCCGGGCGGGGGCGCTTCTCGTGGTGGACAACACCTTCGCCACCCCGTTTCTGTGCCGTCCGCTGGAATGGGGAGCCGACGTCGTCTACCACAGCGGGACGAAACTCCTCAACGGCCACGGGGACGCCGTGAGCGGAATCGTGTGCGGGGCGGCGGGTCCGATCCGGCTCATGCGCAAGTTCGCGATTTCGGTGGGGGCGACGATTTCACCGATGGACGCCTGGCTGACGCTGCGCGGGCTGAAGACGCTGGGCGTGCGGGTGGCGCGCGCGTGCGAAAACGCCGCCCGGATGGCGTCTTTTCTGGCTCGGCATCCGAAGGTGATCCGGGTGCATTATCCCCGGCGCGGGCGCGTCCTGGGACGGCATCGGGGAACGATCCTTTCGTTCGAGCTTCGGGGAGGACTCCGGGCCGCTTCCCGCTTCTTTCGGGCCTGCCGCCTGATCGCGCTGGCACCGAGCCTGGGGGACGTGACGACGACGTCGTCCCATCCCGCGCGCAGTTCGCACGCTTACCTTTCGGAGGAGGAGCGGGCGGCGATGGGGGTGACGGACGGGCTGGTGCGCCTGTCGGCGGGCCTGGAGGACGCGGAGGATCTTCTCGAGGACCTGTCGCGCGCCCTTGCGAAAGCTTAA
- the metG gene encoding methionine--tRNA ligase subunit beta, producing MVEPVSPAPPPAAAGPIGIEEFKKVALRVGRVLEAAEHPNAQKLLVLKVDLGGGDVRQIVSGIKPWYAPADLVGKNVIVVANLRPATLRGVESQGMILAATSGSEVVVCTTVKDAAPGSPVS from the coding sequence ATGGTGGAACCCGTTTCGCCCGCGCCCCCGCCGGCGGCCGCCGGGCCGATCGGCATCGAGGAATTCAAAAAGGTGGCCCTCCGCGTGGGCCGCGTGCTGGAGGCGGCGGAGCATCCCAACGCGCAGAAGCTCCTGGTCCTCAAGGTGGACCTGGGGGGCGGCGACGTCCGGCAGATCGTCTCGGGGATCAAGCCCTGGTACGCGCCGGCGGACCTCGTGGGCAAGAACGTGATCGTGGTGGCCAACCTCCGGCCGGCCACGTTGCGGGGCGTGGAAAGCCAGGGGATGATTCTGGCGGCCACGTCGGGTTCCGAGGTCGTCGTCTGCACGACCGTCAAGGACGCGGCGCCCGGGAGCCCCGTGAGCTGA
- a CDS encoding response regulator, with amino-acid sequence MGDLQGSVSILSFADLLQHLYNAQISGTLTLTQGPLQKVIYISPDGMQLISTSSKKTSSLGEILIRTRKITRAQLDQLLLEQQKTGRRLGELVSRQGLVTKADIEAALREQAQEEIYDLFSWTSARFEFKEGPPPPKPKDFPLADVTVDASPTSVALEAARRADELAVIHKVIRDETMIPIRTTKPFAPDQLGLNPDLLSAVYSQINGRVGVSEVLRLSLYPRFEALRAMYVLATRGYVKIMDREGATVVHLKADSSAKLPAQRPGAPPRSPYAVPPGQRRSILLLGDMLKYRQALASLLREAGYQVLEEQAAQAMALLSENRKVDALILDMGLASSDEHQFLSWLCENTTSPVVVLSGDASKEAALAAVRKGARAYVVKPFTRDSILRTLAGLFQPGTATGTGTTTIRLRPS; translated from the coding sequence ATGGGCGACCTCCAGGGCAGCGTTTCGATCCTCAGCTTCGCCGATCTGCTCCAGCACCTCTACAACGCCCAGATCTCCGGCACCCTCACCCTCACCCAGGGCCCTCTCCAGAAGGTGATCTACATCTCCCCCGACGGCATGCAGCTCATCTCCACCAGCAGCAAGAAGACGAGCTCCCTCGGCGAGATCCTCATCCGCACCCGCAAGATCACCCGCGCCCAGCTCGATCAGCTCCTCCTCGAACAGCAGAAGACGGGCCGCCGGCTCGGAGAGCTCGTCAGCCGCCAGGGACTCGTCACCAAGGCCGACATCGAAGCCGCCCTCCGCGAGCAGGCGCAGGAGGAGATCTACGATCTTTTCTCCTGGACGTCCGCCCGCTTCGAGTTCAAGGAAGGCCCCCCGCCCCCCAAGCCCAAGGATTTTCCGCTCGCGGACGTCACCGTGGACGCTTCCCCCACCTCGGTCGCGCTCGAGGCCGCCCGCAGGGCCGACGAGCTCGCCGTCATCCACAAGGTCATCCGCGACGAGACGATGATCCCCATCCGAACCACCAAGCCGTTCGCGCCCGATCAGCTCGGGCTGAATCCGGACCTCCTGAGCGCCGTCTACAGCCAGATCAACGGCCGCGTCGGCGTCTCGGAAGTTCTGCGGCTGTCGCTCTACCCGCGCTTCGAGGCCCTCCGGGCCATGTACGTCCTGGCCACGCGGGGATACGTGAAGATCATGGACCGCGAGGGCGCGACCGTCGTTCACCTCAAGGCCGATTCGAGCGCGAAACTCCCCGCCCAGCGCCCGGGCGCCCCGCCCCGCTCTCCCTACGCCGTGCCTCCCGGACAGCGGCGGTCCATCCTCCTGCTGGGCGACATGCTGAAGTACCGCCAGGCGCTCGCGTCCCTTCTGCGCGAGGCCGGCTACCAGGTCCTCGAGGAACAGGCCGCCCAGGCCATGGCGCTCCTCAGCGAAAACCGGAAGGTCGACGCCCTGATCCTGGACATGGGGCTGGCGTCGTCGGACGAGCACCAGTTCCTCTCCTGGCTGTGCGAGAACACGACCTCCCCGGTGGTCGTCCTCTCCGGGGACGCCTCCAAGGAAGCCGCCCTCGCCGCCGTCCGCAAGGGCGCCCGCGCCTACGTCGTGAAGCCCTTCACCCGGGACTCGATCCTCCGGACGCTCGCCGGACTCTTCCAGCCGGGAACCGCGACCGGAACCGGGACGACGACGATCCGCCTGCGCCCCTCCTGA
- a CDS encoding DUF4388 domain-containing protein, which translates to MGEIRGDVDVLGISNLLQMLSMNHCRGYLTLEQEDQKKVIQFLDHGIRLVSGARRTNPLGEILLRAGRLTRDQLDELLAEQRRTGTPLGEIVSRRGILDRAVIDSALREQVAEEIYDLFTWTQARFQFVESRDGAAPSDQGPLASVLLDANVMSIMIEAARRVDELARIQSVIPDTRLIAERLELPASLDDPSLDRNAIEDILPLVDGERTVAHIIEESLYPKFTVLRTLYGLAQRGVIKIRDRGEGLTPPHTVLRRPATPAEERAPARGRTVLILSDLPTFRSALALCLRSTGYDAIEGRIADVEGDLVDRSPGDVVVLDVPLETEDGLKLCARLRERTNTPFIVLSGNTSKQAIANALQCGARYVLVKPFREDLLVERIANVLKD; encoded by the coding sequence ATGGGAGAAATCCGCGGAGACGTTGACGTCCTCGGCATCTCCAACCTCCTCCAGATGCTCTCGATGAACCATTGCCGGGGCTACCTGACCCTGGAGCAGGAGGACCAGAAGAAGGTCATCCAGTTCCTCGATCACGGCATCCGGCTGGTCAGCGGAGCCCGGCGCACCAACCCCCTGGGAGAAATCCTTCTTCGCGCCGGCCGGCTGACCCGCGACCAGCTCGACGAGCTGCTGGCCGAGCAGCGCCGCACGGGCACGCCCCTCGGGGAGATCGTCTCCCGCCGGGGGATCCTCGACCGCGCCGTCATCGACTCGGCGCTCCGCGAGCAGGTGGCCGAGGAGATCTACGATCTGTTCACCTGGACGCAGGCGCGATTCCAGTTCGTGGAGAGCCGCGACGGCGCGGCTCCCTCCGACCAGGGTCCGCTGGCGTCCGTCCTCCTGGACGCCAACGTCATGTCGATCATGATCGAGGCGGCCCGCCGCGTGGACGAGCTCGCCCGCATCCAGTCCGTGATTCCCGACACCCGCCTCATCGCCGAGCGCCTGGAGCTTCCGGCGTCCCTGGACGATCCCAGCCTCGACCGCAACGCCATCGAGGACATCCTGCCGCTCGTGGACGGCGAGCGGACGGTGGCCCACATCATCGAGGAGTCGCTCTACCCCAAGTTCACCGTGCTGCGCACCCTGTACGGCCTGGCCCAGCGCGGCGTGATCAAGATCCGGGACCGGGGCGAGGGCCTCACGCCCCCCCACACCGTCCTGCGCCGGCCCGCCACGCCCGCCGAGGAGCGCGCGCCCGCCCGCGGACGCACGGTGCTCATCCTCAGCGACCTTCCGACCTTCCGCTCGGCCCTGGCCCTCTGCCTGCGCTCCACCGGCTACGACGCGATCGAAGGGCGCATCGCCGACGTGGAAGGCGACCTCGTCGACCGGTCCCCCGGGGACGTCGTGGTTCTGGACGTCCCCCTGGAAACCGAGGACGGCCTGAAACTCTGCGCCCGGCTGCGCGAACGCACGAACACGCCGTTCATCGTGCTGTCGGGCAACACGAGCAAGCAGGCCATCGCCAACGCCCTTCAGTGCGGCGCGCGGTATGTGCTCGTGAAGCCCTTCCGGGAGGACCTTCTCGTCGAGCGGATCGCAAACGTCTTGAAGGACTGA
- a CDS encoding DUF4388 domain-containing protein: protein MGILKGDVDILGLGNLLQLLSFNRREGTLTLYKEMERKAIHFGPRGIRLLSSTMKRINRVGRILLRKRRISRADLEALLRRQKLEGLKLGQLAIRAGKATRKDVEEALREQIEEEIFDMFMWEGAAFEFQEGPSARAEATDPLAGLSFDVNVTSLLMEAARRHDELMRIRSILHDEDMVLQRAATSIPVSALGEDLEAARGLFPLVDGKRTLREVAQISPYPRFATMRAIYRLLALGQLKARDRKGAAILVAGASERAG from the coding sequence ATGGGCATCCTCAAGGGCGACGTGGACATCCTGGGCCTGGGGAACCTCCTTCAGCTTCTGTCCTTCAACCGGAGGGAGGGCACGCTCACGCTCTACAAGGAGATGGAGCGCAAGGCGATTCATTTCGGTCCCCGCGGGATCCGCCTGCTTTCCTCGACCATGAAGCGAATCAACCGGGTGGGACGGATTCTCCTGCGCAAACGCCGGATCAGCCGCGCGGATCTGGAGGCGCTCCTTCGCCGCCAGAAACTCGAGGGCCTCAAGCTCGGCCAGCTCGCGATCCGCGCCGGCAAGGCCACCCGGAAAGACGTAGAAGAGGCGCTCCGCGAGCAGATCGAGGAAGAAATTTTCGACATGTTCATGTGGGAAGGGGCGGCGTTCGAGTTCCAGGAGGGACCCTCCGCGCGGGCGGAAGCCACCGATCCGCTGGCCGGGCTCTCGTTCGACGTGAACGTCACCTCCCTTCTCATGGAAGCGGCCCGCCGGCACGACGAGCTCATGCGCATCCGTTCGATCCTGCACGACGAGGACATGGTCCTCCAGCGGGCCGCCACGTCCATCCCGGTCTCGGCGCTGGGCGAAGACCTCGAGGCCGCCCGGGGGCTGTTTCCCCTGGTGGACGGAAAACGGACCCTGCGCGAGGTGGCGCAGATCTCGCCCTACCCGAGATTCGCCACGATGCGCGCGATCTACAGGCTCCTGGCCCTGGGCCAGCTCAAGGCCCGCGACCGCAAGGGCGCGGCGATCCTCGTCGCCGGCGCCTCCGAGCGGGCGGGGTAA
- the purN gene encoding phosphoribosylglycinamide formyltransferase, with the protein MSPPVRLGVLISGGGRTLQNLIDRIGDGSLPARIEVVVSSDPAAPGLERARRHGLPAEVVPRRRYPDAQSFSRAVTEVLERYPIDLVLLAGFVHLYLFPPKWAGRVLNIHPALLPRFGGKGFYGRRVHEAVLRSGARESGCTVHFADEHYDHGPIILQKKVPVLPGDTPESLAERVFQAECEAYPEAIRRVAARLGVPAAPGGGA; encoded by the coding sequence ATGAGTCCCCCGGTTCGGTTGGGAGTCCTCATCTCCGGCGGCGGTCGGACGCTCCAGAACCTGATCGACCGCATCGGAGACGGATCGCTTCCCGCCCGGATCGAGGTCGTGGTGTCGAGCGACCCGGCGGCGCCGGGTCTGGAGCGGGCGCGGCGCCACGGCCTGCCCGCCGAGGTCGTCCCCCGCCGCCGCTATCCGGACGCGCAAAGCTTCAGCCGCGCGGTGACCGAGGTGCTGGAGCGCTACCCGATCGACCTCGTCCTCCTGGCGGGCTTCGTGCACCTTTATCTTTTTCCCCCGAAGTGGGCCGGAAGGGTTCTGAACATTCATCCCGCGCTCCTGCCCCGGTTCGGCGGCAAAGGGTTCTACGGCCGCCGGGTGCACGAGGCGGTCCTGCGCTCCGGAGCCCGCGAGTCCGGTTGCACCGTGCATTTCGCCGACGAGCACTACGACCACGGACCGATCATCCTGCAGAAGAAGGTGCCGGTGCTTCCCGGGGACACGCCGGAGAGCCTCGCCGAACGGGTGTTCCAGGCCGAATGCGAAGCGTATCCCGAGGCCATCCGCCGGGTGGCGGCCCGCCTCGGAGTCCCCGCCGCGCCCGGAGGAGGGGCCTGA